The proteins below are encoded in one region of Ricinus communis isolate WT05 ecotype wild-type chromosome 6, ASM1957865v1, whole genome shotgun sequence:
- the LOC8274866 gene encoding mRNA turnover protein 4 homolog has translation MPKSKRNRTVTLTKTKKKGREHKESIVNSIREAAETYNSIYVFSFENMRNLKFKEFREQLKTSSRFFLGSNKVMQVSLGRTVADEVRPGIHKVSKLLRGDAGLFLTNLPKEEVKRLFNEYEEYDFARTGSIATEKVELKEGPLEQFTHEMEPFLRKQGMPVRLNKGVVELVSDFVVCEEGKHLSPESARILRLLGIKMATFRLHLICRWSPEDFELYREGQDESDVDSA, from the exons aTGCCGAAGTCTAAGCGTAATAGAACAG TTACACTAACAAAAacgaagaagaaaggaagggaACATAAAGAGTCGATAGTGAATTCTATAAGGGAGGCTGCGGAAACCTACAAttcaatttatgtgttttcttTTGAGAACATGAGGAATCTCAAGTTCAAAGAGTTTAGAGAGCAGCTCAAAACTAGTAGCAG ATTCTTCCTTGGATCAAACAAAGTAATGCAAGTATCTTTAGGCCGTACTGTTGCAGATGAGGTTAGGCCTGGTATTCACAAAGTATCTAAG CTCCTGCGCGGAGATGCTGGACTTTTTCTTACCAACTTACCAAAAGAAGAAGTTAAAAG GTTGTTTAATGAATATGAAGAATATGACTTTGCGAGGACAGGAAGCATTGCGACAGAAAAG GTAGAACTTAAGGAAGGTCCTTTGGAACAGTTCACTCATGAAATGGAGCCCTTTCTGCGCAAGCAAGGGATGCCTGTTCGGTTGAACAAGG GTGTTGTGGAGCTAGTTTCAGACTTTGTTGTCTGTGAAGAGGGAAAGCATTTGTCACCTGAGTCAGCTCGCATACTA CGATTACTGGGGATTAAGATGGCTACCTTCCGGCTTCACTTAATCTGCAGATGGAGTCCTGAAGATTTTGAGCTTTATAGGGAAGGACAGGACGAGTCAGATGTTGATTCTGCATGA